One genomic segment of Microtus ochrogaster isolate Prairie Vole_2 linkage group LG8, MicOch1.0, whole genome shotgun sequence includes these proteins:
- the Ccm2l gene encoding cerebral cavernous malformations 2 protein-like produces the protein MDRSSNNQNISGDSLQAHFTEKGGKGFVSPIRRLVFPKAARQAAFRSNVGRRPLHSMPLYPPDYLIDPHILLCDYLEKEVKFLGHLTWVTSSLNSSSRDELLQLLDTARQLKELPLKTTPEQDSILSLSARCLLLTWRDNEELILRIPTHEIAAASYLQDDALHLLVLKTGLGVDPVPAGVDASPGGSGRDSGPPGATPEKRRVGTAERRHTICSLDWRMAWGGGAGAEARAAGGGGSLERQRAGARASGSWERRQTFSGSWERRHAGGGTGKPGGSWERRQAGGGVGGSWERRHPGPNPLDPQNPSPDAYCNLVILAVANRDAAEESCALICQVFQIIYGDQSIECVDRAGYHYRPTPKRPWLSSCSESCRTDGTFAYDADLSCCSSFNGSQDTFEACYSGASTPSFHGSHCSSTDHSSWAFEQLQDYMVTLRSKLGPPEIQQFAILLRDYRLGLPIQDFCAGLQKLYGDRRKFLLIGMRPFIPDQDIGYFESFLESVGIREGGILTDSFGRIKRSMSSTSASAVRSYDGAAQRPEAQTFHQLLADITHDIEALAPDDDDVYEDVSPSGGDQGEDNYL, from the exons GGCTTTGTGTCCCCCATCCGAAGGCTGGTGTTCCCAAAGGCTGCGCGCCAGGCTGCCTTCAGGAGCAATGTTGGTCGCAGGCCCCTGCATTCTATGCCTCTTTATCCTCCCGACTACCTCATCGACCCTCACATTCTGCTGTGTGACTACCTGGAGAAAGAGGTCAAG TTCCTGGGCCACCTCACCTGGGTGACTTCCTCACTGAACTCCTCCAGCAGAGATGAGCTCCTGCAGCTGCTAGACACCGCCAGG CAGCTGAAGGAGTTGCCTCTGAAGACCACGCCGGAGCAGGACAGCATCCTGAGCCTGTCCGCCCGCTGCCTGCTGCTCACCTGGCGGGACAACGAGGAGCTCATCCTGCGCATCCCCACGCACGAGATCGCCGCTGCCTCCTACTTGCAGGACGACGCGCTGCACCTGCTAGTGCTTAAGACTG GTCTGGGCGTGGACCCGGTGCCTGCTGGCGTGGACGCCAGCCCCGGGGGTTCGGGGCGCGATTCGGGCCCCCCGGGCGCCACGCCCGAAAAGCGGCGGGTGGGCACGGCGGAGCGGCGCCACACCATCTGCAGCCTGGACTGGCGCATGGCGTGGGGAGGGGGCGCCGGCGCCGAGGCCCGGgcggcgggcggtggtggcagccTGGAGCGGCAGCGCGCCGGAGCTCGGGCATCAGGCAGCTGGGAGCGGCGACAGACGTTCAGCGGCAGCTGGGAGCGGCGGCACGCGGGCGGCGGCACGGGCAAGCCGGGTGGCAGCTGGGAGCGGCGGCAGGCTGGTGGCGGCGTAGGCGGCAGCTGGGAGCGACGCCACCCAGGCCCCAACCCGCTGGATCCCCAAAACCCGAGCCCCGATGCCTACTGCAACCTGGTCATCCTTGCTGTGGCCAACAGG GATGCTGCTGAGGAGTCCTGTGCACTCATCTGTCAAGTCTTCCAGATCATCTATGGGGACCAGAGCATCGAGTGTGTAGACCGGGCCGGCTACCACTACAGACCTACGCCTAAGCGGCCATGGCTCTCCAGCTGCA GTGAAAGCTGTCGCACAGATGGGACGTTTGCCTACGACGCTGACTTGAGCTGCTGCAGCTCCTT caATGGCTCCCAGGACACATTTGAAGCATGTTACAGTGGCGCATCCACACCGTCTTTCCACGGCTCCCACTGCAGCAGTACCGACCACAGCAGCTGGGCCTTCGAGCAGCTGCAGGATTACATGGTCACG CTGCGGAGTAAGCTGGGTCCCCCTGAGATCCAGCAGTTTGCAATTCTGCTCCGAGACTATCGCCTGGGGCTGCCTATCCAGGACTTCTGTGCAGGGCTGCAGAAACTCTACGGAGACCGACGGAAGTTCCTTCTCATTG GGATGCGGCCCTTTATTCCAGACCAGGACATTGGCTACTTCGAGAGCTTCCTAGAGAGTGTGGGCATCCGCGAGGGTGGCATCCTCACCGACAGCTTCGGCCGCATCAAGCGCAGCATGAGCTCCACATCAGCCTCTGCCGTGCGCAGCTACGACGGGGCAGCCCAGCGGCCCGAGGCACAGACCTTCCACCAGCTGCTGGCGGACATTACACACGATATTGAGGCTCTGGCCCCCGACGACGACGATGTCTACGAGGATGTCTCCCCAAGCGGGGGCGACCAGGGTGAAGACAACTACCTGTAG